One genomic window of Streptomyces sp. NBC_01276 includes the following:
- a CDS encoding DUF6113 family protein, giving the protein MTTPWTPGRIAALLGLLVAGALTGAAGWLVLDLWFPAGLLLALLALLGLFLGSRIAIGAAAGVGAAAAGWFLSYVLLTLPRPEGDFLLGSSGIGMYAYLLGGSVIAVICATMRGPVEGSVSASRPRG; this is encoded by the coding sequence ATGACCACGCCCTGGACCCCCGGGCGGATCGCCGCCCTGCTGGGCCTGCTCGTCGCGGGCGCGCTCACCGGCGCGGCCGGCTGGCTCGTACTGGACCTGTGGTTCCCGGCCGGGCTGCTGCTGGCCCTGCTGGCCCTGCTCGGCCTGTTCCTCGGCTCGCGGATCGCGATCGGCGCGGCGGCCGGAGTGGGCGCGGCGGCGGCCGGCTGGTTCCTGTCGTACGTCCTGCTCACCCTCCCCCGACCCGAAGGGGACTTCCTGTTGGGTTCCTCCGGAATCGGTATGTACGCATACCTTTTGGGGGGAAGTGTGATCGCTGTGATCTGCGCCACGATGCGCGGCCCGGTGGAGGGGTCCGTTTCGGCCTCCCGGCCGCGCGGCTGA
- the mshB gene encoding N-acetyl-1-D-myo-inositol-2-amino-2-deoxy-alpha-D-glucopyranoside deacetylase: MNGLPARRLLLVHAHPDDESINNGVTMAKYAAEGAHVALVTCTLGEEGEVIPAELAHLAPDRDDTLGPFRVGELAAAMKELGVTDHRFLGGAGRYRDSGMMGAPQNTRPGAFWSADLDEAAGYLVEVIRELRPQVLVTYDPDGGYGHPDHIQAHRVATRGAELAADPAHRPELGPAHAVAKLYWNRVPRSVVDEGFARLRATGTPFPGVAGPQDVPGVVDDGRITAEIGGDDDGGDDGEGGGRGWAAAKAAAMRAHVTQIAVDGPFFALSNDLAQPLFVREYYELAAGEPGAPAGTRERDLFAGVRA, from the coding sequence ATGAACGGTCTTCCCGCCCGTCGTCTGCTCCTCGTGCACGCGCACCCGGACGACGAGTCGATCAACAACGGCGTCACCATGGCCAAGTACGCGGCCGAGGGTGCCCACGTCGCCCTGGTGACCTGCACGCTCGGCGAGGAGGGCGAGGTCATCCCGGCCGAGCTCGCCCACCTCGCGCCGGACCGCGACGACACCCTCGGCCCCTTCCGGGTCGGGGAGCTCGCCGCCGCCATGAAGGAACTCGGGGTCACCGACCACCGCTTCCTCGGCGGCGCCGGCCGCTACCGGGACTCCGGGATGATGGGCGCCCCGCAGAACACCCGCCCCGGCGCCTTCTGGTCCGCGGACCTGGACGAGGCGGCCGGGTACCTCGTGGAGGTGATCCGGGAACTGCGGCCGCAGGTCCTCGTCACCTACGACCCCGACGGCGGCTACGGCCACCCCGACCACATCCAGGCCCACCGCGTCGCCACGCGCGGCGCGGAGCTGGCCGCCGACCCCGCCCACCGGCCGGAGCTCGGCCCCGCGCACGCGGTGGCGAAGCTCTACTGGAACCGGGTCCCGCGCTCGGTCGTCGACGAGGGCTTCGCCCGGCTGCGCGCCACCGGGACGCCCTTCCCCGGCGTCGCGGGCCCGCAGGACGTCCCCGGGGTCGTCGACGACGGGCGGATCACCGCCGAGATCGGCGGTGACGACGACGGCGGCGATGACGGCGAAGGCGGCGGGCGGGGATGGGCGGCGGCCAAGGCGGCCGCGATGCGCGCGCACGTCACCCAGATCGCCGTGGACGGCCCCTTCTTCGCCCTCTCCAACGACCTGGCCCAGCCCCTGTTCGTCCGCGAGTACTACGAACTCGCCGCGGGCGAGCCGGGAGCCCCGGCCGGCACGCGCGAGCGGGACCTCTTCGCGGGGGTGCGCGCATGA
- a CDS encoding ABC transporter ATP-binding protein: MAEPILEVRGLVKHYPLTQGILFRKQIGAVKAVDGVSFGLAAGETLGIVGESGCGKSTVAKMLVNLERPTAGAISYKGQDITKLSGRALKAVRRNIQMVFQDPYTSLNPRMTVGDIIGEPFEIHPEVAPRGDRRRKVQELLDVVGLNPEYINRYPHQFSGGQRQRIGIARGLALRPEVIVADEPVSALDVSVQAQVVNLLERLQGEFGLSYVFIAHDLSIVRHISDRVAVMYLGRIVETGTDTQIYEHPTHPYTQALLSAVPVPDPGARERRERIILTGDVPSPANPPSGCTFRTRCWKAEARCAVEVPLLAVPQALPSGPAAHPSACHFAAEKQVVPPPSAPPRDADA, encoded by the coding sequence GTGGCTGAGCCCATCCTGGAGGTCCGCGGCCTCGTCAAGCACTACCCGCTCACCCAGGGCATCCTCTTCAGGAAGCAGATCGGCGCGGTCAAGGCCGTCGACGGGGTCTCCTTCGGGCTGGCAGCAGGGGAGACCCTCGGCATCGTCGGCGAGTCCGGCTGCGGGAAGTCCACCGTCGCCAAGATGCTGGTCAACCTGGAACGCCCGACCGCGGGCGCGATCTCGTACAAGGGCCAGGACATCACCAAGCTGTCCGGCCGCGCCCTGAAGGCCGTCCGACGCAACATCCAGATGGTCTTCCAGGATCCGTACACCTCGCTGAACCCGCGGATGACGGTCGGCGACATCATCGGCGAGCCCTTCGAGATCCACCCCGAGGTGGCACCCAGGGGCGACCGGCGCCGCAAGGTCCAGGAACTCCTGGACGTCGTGGGCCTCAACCCCGAGTACATCAACCGCTACCCGCACCAGTTCTCCGGCGGCCAGCGCCAGCGCATCGGCATCGCCCGCGGCCTGGCCCTCCGGCCCGAGGTCATCGTCGCGGACGAGCCCGTCTCCGCGCTCGACGTCTCCGTCCAGGCCCAGGTCGTCAACCTGCTGGAGCGCCTCCAGGGCGAGTTCGGGCTCTCCTACGTGTTCATCGCCCACGACCTCTCGATCGTCCGGCACATCTCCGACCGGGTCGCCGTCATGTACCTCGGCCGGATCGTCGAGACCGGCACCGACACCCAGATCTACGAACACCCCACCCACCCGTACACCCAGGCCCTGCTGTCCGCCGTGCCCGTCCCCGACCCCGGGGCCCGCGAGCGGCGCGAGCGCATCATCCTCACCGGTGACGTCCCCTCGCCGGCCAACCCGCCCTCGGGCTGCACCTTCCGCACCCGCTGCTGGAAGGCCGAGGCGCGCTGCGCCGTGGAGGTCCCGCTGCTGGCGGTCCCGCAGGCCCTCCCGTCCGGGCCGGCCGCCCACCCGTCGGCCTGTCACTTCGCGGCCGAGAAGCAGGTGGTGCCGCCCCCGTCGGCGCCCCCGCGGGACGCCGATGCGTAG
- a CDS encoding ABC transporter ATP-binding protein gives MLLEVRDLHVEFKTRDGVAKAVNGVNYSVDEGETLAVLGESGSGKSVTAQAVMGILDVPPGRIAGGEILFKGKNLLTMKEEERRRVRGAGMAMIFQDALSSLNPVLSVGAQLGEMYEVHRGMSRKDARTKAVELMDRVRIPAARQRVGDYPHQFSGGMRQRIMIAMALALDPSLIIADEPTTALDVTVQAQVMDLLAELQREMNMGLILITHDLGVVADVADRIAVMYAGRIVENAPVHDLYAAPAHPYTRGLLDSIPRLDQKGQDLYAIKGLPPNLLAIPAGCAFNPRCPMARAACRAEVPPLADVAPGRASACFFWKECLGG, from the coding sequence ATGCTGCTCGAAGTCCGCGACCTGCACGTGGAGTTCAAGACCCGCGACGGCGTCGCGAAGGCGGTCAACGGAGTGAACTACTCGGTCGACGAGGGCGAGACGCTCGCCGTGCTCGGCGAGTCCGGCTCCGGCAAATCCGTCACCGCGCAGGCCGTGATGGGGATCCTCGACGTGCCGCCGGGCCGCATCGCCGGCGGCGAGATCCTCTTCAAGGGCAAGAACCTCCTCACGATGAAGGAGGAGGAGCGGCGCAGGGTGCGCGGCGCCGGAATGGCGATGATCTTCCAGGACGCCCTCTCCTCCCTCAACCCCGTGCTCAGCGTGGGCGCCCAGCTCGGCGAGATGTACGAGGTCCACCGCGGGATGTCCCGCAAGGACGCCAGGACCAAGGCCGTGGAGCTGATGGACCGGGTCAGGATCCCGGCGGCGAGGCAGCGGGTGGGGGACTACCCGCACCAGTTCTCCGGGGGCATGCGCCAGCGCATCATGATCGCCATGGCGCTGGCCCTGGACCCCTCCCTGATCATCGCCGACGAGCCGACCACGGCCCTCGACGTGACGGTCCAGGCCCAGGTCATGGACCTGCTCGCGGAGCTCCAGCGCGAGATGAACATGGGCCTGATCCTGATCACCCACGACCTCGGCGTCGTCGCCGACGTCGCGGACAGGATCGCCGTCATGTACGCGGGCCGGATCGTCGAGAACGCCCCCGTCCACGACCTCTACGCGGCCCCCGCCCACCCCTACACCCGCGGCCTGCTCGACTCGATCCCGCGCCTGGACCAGAAGGGCCAGGACCTCTACGCCATCAAGGGCCTGCCGCCCAACCTGCTCGCCATCCCGGCCGGCTGTGCCTTCAACCCCCGCTGCCCGATGGCCCGCGCCGCCTGCCGGGCGGAGGTCCCGCCGCTGGCCGACGTCGCCCCGGGCAGGGCCAGCGCCTGCTTCTTCTGGAAGGAGTGCCTCGGTGGCTGA
- a CDS encoding ABC transporter permease, producing MPDPERPEGPAMYDPVGPRPREAVSPTGQGGPMDLAVEGGESLERPPGPDTGPREKARSLWSDAWHQLRRNPVFVISSLMILFLVVIAIWPQLIASGDPLYCRLSKSQQGPEPGHPFGYDTQGCDVYTRTVYGARASITVGVCATLGAALLGSALGGLAGFFGSWGDAVLSRVADIFFGIPVVLGGLVFLSVVTSTTVWPVVGFIVLLGWPQIARIARGSVITAKQNDYVQAARALGAGNGRMLLRHVAPNAVAPVIVVATIALGTYIALEATLSFLGVGLRPPTVSWGIDISNAASQIRNAPHMLLWPAGALSLTVLAFIMLGDAVRDALDPKLR from the coding sequence ATGCCTGACCCCGAGCGCCCGGAAGGCCCCGCCATGTACGACCCCGTGGGCCCACGTCCGCGCGAGGCGGTCTCGCCCACCGGTCAGGGCGGGCCCATGGACCTCGCCGTGGAGGGGGGCGAGAGCCTGGAGCGGCCCCCCGGACCCGACACCGGCCCGCGGGAGAAGGCCCGCTCCCTCTGGTCCGACGCCTGGCACCAGCTGCGCCGCAACCCCGTCTTCGTCATCTCCTCCCTGATGATCCTCTTCCTGGTGGTCATCGCGATCTGGCCCCAGCTCATCGCGAGCGGCGACCCCCTGTACTGCCGGCTGTCCAAGTCCCAGCAGGGCCCCGAGCCCGGACACCCCTTCGGGTACGACACCCAGGGCTGCGACGTCTACACCCGCACCGTCTACGGCGCCCGCGCCTCCATCACCGTCGGCGTCTGCGCCACCCTCGGCGCCGCCCTGCTGGGCTCCGCGCTCGGCGGGCTCGCCGGCTTCTTCGGCAGCTGGGGCGACGCCGTGCTCTCCCGCGTCGCCGACATCTTCTTCGGGATCCCCGTCGTCCTCGGCGGCCTGGTGTTCCTCTCCGTGGTCACCAGCACCACCGTCTGGCCCGTCGTCGGCTTCATCGTGCTGCTGGGCTGGCCGCAGATCGCCCGCATCGCCCGCGGCTCGGTCATCACCGCCAAACAGAACGACTACGTCCAGGCCGCCCGCGCCCTCGGCGCCGGCAACGGCCGGATGCTGCTGCGGCACGTGGCCCCCAACGCCGTCGCCCCCGTCATCGTCGTCGCCACCATCGCGCTGGGCACCTACATCGCCCTCGAAGCCACCCTGTCGTTCCTCGGCGTCGGGCTGCGCCCGCCCACCGTCTCCTGGGGCATCGACATCTCCAACGCCGCCTCCCAGATCCGCAACGCCCCGCACATGCTGCTCTGGCCGGCGGGCGCCCTGAGCCTGACCGTGCTCGCCTTCATCATGCTCGGCGACGCGGTGCGCGACGCCCTCGACCCCAAGCTGCGCTGA
- a CDS encoding ABC transporter permease produces the protein MGRYVIRRLLQMIPVFIGSTFLIFFMVYALGDPVAALFGDKAPDPATAARIRKDLYLDQPLWKQYLHYMGQIFQGDFGTAFNGQSVTDLMASAFPVTLRLTIVAIFFEIVIGITLGVITGLRRGKSIDTSVLVLTLVVISVPTFVTGYLLQYVFGVKWGWVRPTVSPDAPFNELILPGIVLALVSLAYVTRLSRTSIAENAKADYVRTATAKGLPRHRVVTRHLLRNSLIPVVTFIGTDIGALMGGAIVTERIFNIHGVGYQLYQGILRNNSPTVVGFVTILVIVFLLANLLVDLLYAVLDPRIRYA, from the coding sequence ATGGGACGTTACGTGATCCGGCGACTGCTCCAGATGATCCCGGTGTTCATCGGCAGCACGTTCCTGATCTTCTTCATGGTGTACGCGCTCGGCGACCCGGTGGCGGCCCTCTTCGGCGACAAGGCCCCCGACCCCGCCACCGCCGCGCGGATCCGCAAGGACCTCTACCTCGACCAGCCCCTGTGGAAGCAGTACCTGCACTACATGGGCCAGATCTTCCAGGGCGACTTCGGCACCGCCTTCAACGGGCAGAGCGTCACCGACCTGATGGCCTCGGCCTTCCCCGTCACGCTGCGCCTGACCATCGTCGCGATCTTCTTCGAGATCGTCATCGGCATCACCCTCGGCGTGATCACCGGGCTGCGCCGGGGCAAGTCCATCGACACCTCGGTCCTGGTGCTCACCCTCGTCGTCATCTCGGTGCCCACCTTCGTCACCGGCTACCTGCTCCAGTACGTCTTCGGCGTCAAATGGGGCTGGGTACGGCCCACCGTCTCCCCTGACGCCCCCTTCAACGAGCTGATCCTGCCGGGCATCGTCCTCGCCCTCGTCTCGCTCGCCTACGTCACCCGGCTCTCGCGCACCTCCATCGCCGAGAACGCCAAGGCCGACTACGTCCGCACCGCCACCGCGAAGGGCCTGCCGCGCCACCGCGTCGTCACCCGCCACCTGCTGCGCAACTCCCTGATCCCCGTCGTCACCTTCATCGGCACCGACATCGGCGCCCTGATGGGCGGCGCCATCGTCACCGAGCGGATCTTCAACATCCACGGCGTCGGCTACCAGCTCTACCAGGGCATCCTGCGCAACAACTCGCCCACCGTGGTCGGCTTCGTCACCATCCTCGTGATCGTCTTCCTGCTGGCGAACCTGCTCGTCGACCTGCTCTACGCGGTCCTGGACCCGAGGATCCGGTATGCCTGA
- a CDS encoding ABC transporter substrate-binding protein: MRGATHAKWAACAVAVALAATACGKQSDGGGGGAEGIVSSSWGDPQNPLEPANTNEVQGGKVLDMLFRGLKRYDPKTGEAVNMLAEKIDTTDSQNFTITLKDGWKFSNDEPVTAQSFVDAWNYGADVRNKQNNSPFFSDIVGYADVHPTTGEPKAKTMSGLVVKDPKTFTVALKHKFSTWPQTLGYQAFSPLPKAFFTDHAGWLDKPIGNGPYTVDSYTKGTGMKLRKWDGYTGADKALNGGVDLKVYTDNNTAYTDLISGNLDLVDDIPAQQLKNVKNDLGDRYINQPALIIQTLTFPLYDPQWGKEGMEKVRRGISMAINRDEITQQIFRETRTPGKDWTSPALGAKGGFNATLCGDACKYDPAAAKKLIQEGGGLPGGKVTLTSNVDTGSHREWMDAVCNSINNAIGEGPVCTVNPIGTFADFRNQQSAYKLTGPFRSGWQADYPLIQNFLQPLYYTGASSNYGKFSNPDFDKLVDEANQESDAPKAIAKFQDAEKILAEQMPSIPLWYQNGSAGHSERISDVALNQFSVPVYNQITVS, encoded by the coding sequence ATGCGCGGAGCCACCCACGCCAAGTGGGCCGCATGTGCGGTGGCCGTCGCCCTCGCGGCGACGGCCTGCGGCAAACAGAGCGACGGTGGCGGCGGCGGTGCCGAAGGGATCGTCAGTTCCTCCTGGGGTGACCCGCAGAACCCGCTGGAACCCGCCAACACCAACGAGGTGCAGGGCGGCAAGGTCCTCGACATGCTCTTCCGCGGCCTCAAGCGCTACGACCCGAAGACCGGCGAGGCCGTGAACATGCTCGCCGAGAAGATCGACACCACGGACAGTCAGAACTTCACGATCACACTGAAGGACGGCTGGAAGTTCAGCAACGACGAGCCGGTCACCGCCCAGTCCTTCGTGGACGCCTGGAACTACGGCGCCGACGTGCGCAACAAGCAGAACAACTCGCCGTTCTTCTCCGACATCGTCGGCTACGCGGACGTGCACCCCACGACCGGCGAGCCCAAGGCGAAGACCATGTCCGGGCTGGTCGTCAAGGACCCCAAGACCTTCACCGTCGCCCTGAAGCACAAGTTCTCCACCTGGCCCCAGACCCTCGGCTACCAGGCCTTCTCGCCACTGCCCAAGGCCTTCTTCACCGACCACGCCGGCTGGCTGGACAAGCCGATCGGCAACGGCCCGTACACGGTGGACTCGTACACCAAGGGCACCGGGATGAAGCTGCGCAAGTGGGACGGCTACACGGGTGCGGACAAGGCGCTGAACGGCGGCGTGGACCTCAAGGTCTACACCGACAACAACACCGCCTACACCGACCTGATCTCCGGCAACCTCGACCTGGTCGACGACATCCCGGCCCAGCAGCTCAAGAACGTCAAGAACGACCTCGGCGACCGGTACATCAACCAGCCGGCCCTCATCATCCAGACCCTCACCTTCCCGCTCTACGACCCCCAGTGGGGCAAGGAGGGCATGGAGAAGGTCCGCCGGGGCATCTCGATGGCGATCAACCGCGACGAGATCACGCAGCAGATCTTCCGCGAGACCCGTACACCGGGCAAGGACTGGACCTCCCCCGCCCTCGGGGCCAAGGGCGGCTTCAACGCCACCCTCTGCGGCGACGCCTGCAAGTACGACCCCGCCGCGGCCAAGAAGCTCATCCAGGAGGGCGGCGGCCTGCCCGGCGGGAAGGTCACGCTGACCTCCAACGTCGACACCGGCTCGCACCGCGAGTGGATGGACGCGGTCTGCAACAGCATCAACAACGCGATCGGCGAGGGCCCGGTCTGCACGGTCAACCCGATCGGCACCTTCGCCGACTTCAGGAACCAGCAGAGCGCCTACAAGCTGACCGGCCCCTTCCGCTCCGGCTGGCAGGCCGACTACCCGCTGATCCAGAACTTCCTCCAGCCGCTCTACTACACCGGGGCTTCCTCCAACTACGGCAAGTTCAGCAACCCGGACTTCGACAAGCTCGTCGACGAGGCCAACCAGGAGAGCGACGCCCCCAAGGCGATCGCCAAGTTCCAGGACGCGGAGAAGATCCTCGCGGAGCAGATGCCGTCCATCCCCCTCTGGTACCAGAACGGCAGCGCCGGGCACTCCGAGCGGATCTCCGACGTCGCCCTGAACCAGTTCAGCGTCCCGGTCTACAACCAGATCACGGTCAGCTGA
- a CDS encoding GNAT family N-acetyltransferase, translating to MRDTLTVRPAGPGDASDICALLNAVDVIEIGRPETDLGTALADLNHPRVDLATDSWLALRAGRPVAYALVWNDSGPGRIDGDHYVLPGEPRAARRLLELMEARARAMAAGADRPRLRLQLGAAPTLDPALLAGRGYRTVRRHQVMTRRLTPADAAPPVPPPGLALRDCGADRSDRRRAHALVEETFAAHFGHAPRAYEPWLDHLDARTLDWSLVWIASLPGAGDAAVLLTRDDRTSMGWISHIGVREGLRGRGVGGFLLRHGFAAYAARGRDTVGLGVDTANETGAVGLYQAHGMRPHYAVDTWELALHSQG from the coding sequence ATGCGCGACACGCTGACCGTCCGGCCCGCCGGCCCCGGGGACGCCTCCGACATCTGCGCCCTGCTCAACGCCGTCGACGTCATCGAGATCGGCAGACCCGAGACCGACCTGGGCACCGCCCTGGCCGACCTCAACCACCCACGGGTGGACCTGGCCACCGACTCCTGGCTGGCCCTGCGCGCCGGCCGGCCCGTCGCCTACGCCCTCGTCTGGAACGACTCCGGACCGGGCCGGATCGACGGCGACCACTACGTGCTGCCCGGCGAGCCCCGGGCCGCCCGCCGGCTGCTGGAGCTGATGGAGGCCCGCGCCCGCGCGATGGCCGCCGGGGCCGACCGCCCGCGCCTGCGCCTGCAGCTGGGCGCCGCCCCCACCCTGGACCCGGCCCTCCTCGCCGGGCGCGGCTACCGCACCGTGCGCCGCCACCAGGTGATGACCCGTCGGCTCACCCCGGCCGACGCCGCCCCGCCCGTGCCGCCCCCGGGGCTGGCCCTGCGCGACTGCGGGGCCGACCGGTCCGACCGCCGCCGGGCCCACGCCCTGGTGGAGGAGACCTTCGCCGCCCACTTCGGGCACGCCCCGCGCGCGTACGAACCCTGGCTGGACCACCTCGACGCCCGCACCCTCGACTGGTCCCTGGTGTGGATCGCGAGCCTGCCCGGGGCGGGCGACGCGGCCGTGCTGCTGACCCGGGACGACCGCACCAGCATGGGCTGGATCAGCCACATCGGCGTACGCGAGGGGCTGCGCGGCCGGGGCGTCGGCGGCTTCCTGCTCCGCCACGGCTTCGCCGCGTACGCCGCCCGGGGCCGCGACACGGTGGGCCTCGGTGTGGACACCGCCAACGAAACCGGCGCAGTCGGGCTGTACCAAGCGCACGGCATGCGACCGCACTACGCCGTGGACACCTGGGAGCTGGCTTTGCACTCGCAGGGGTGA
- a CDS encoding ABC transporter ATP-binding protein encodes MAELTENAPEREPILQVRNLVKHFPLTQGILFKKQVGAVKAVDGISFDLYRGETLGIVGESGCGKSTVAKLLMNLERATAGEVFYKGQDITKLSGRALKAVRRNIQMVFQDPYTSLNPRMTVGDIIGEPFDIHPEVAPKGDRRRKVQELLDVVGLNPEYINRYPHQFSGGQRQRIGIARGLALNPEIIICDEPVSALDVSVQAQVINLMGKLQDEFNLSYVFIAHDLSIVRHISDRVGVMYLGKMAEIGSDAEIYEHPTHPYTQALLSAVPVPDPEVREARERIILTGDVPSPANPPSGCRFRTRCWKAEDKCATEEPLLAIPTRFQGVNTPAAHESACHFAEEKAVLAV; translated from the coding sequence ATGGCTGAGCTCACCGAGAACGCCCCCGAGCGCGAGCCGATCCTCCAGGTCCGCAACCTGGTCAAGCACTTCCCGCTGACCCAGGGCATCCTGTTCAAGAAGCAGGTCGGCGCGGTCAAGGCCGTCGACGGGATCTCCTTCGACCTGTACCGGGGCGAGACCCTCGGCATCGTCGGCGAGTCCGGCTGTGGCAAGTCCACCGTCGCCAAGCTGCTGATGAACCTGGAGCGGGCCACCGCCGGCGAGGTCTTCTACAAGGGCCAGGACATCACCAAGCTGTCCGGCCGCGCCCTGAAGGCCGTCCGACGCAACATCCAGATGGTCTTCCAGGACCCGTACACCTCGCTGAACCCGCGCATGACGGTCGGCGACATCATCGGCGAGCCCTTCGACATCCACCCCGAGGTGGCTCCCAAGGGCGACCGGCGCCGCAAGGTCCAGGAACTCCTGGACGTCGTGGGCCTCAACCCCGAGTACATCAACCGCTACCCGCACCAGTTCTCCGGCGGCCAGCGCCAGCGCATCGGCATCGCCCGCGGCCTCGCGCTCAACCCGGAGATCATCATCTGCGACGAGCCGGTCTCCGCGCTCGACGTGTCGGTGCAGGCGCAGGTCATCAACCTGATGGGGAAGCTGCAGGACGAGTTCAACCTCTCCTACGTCTTCATCGCGCACGACCTCTCGATCGTCCGGCACATCTCGGACCGCGTGGGCGTCATGTACCTGGGCAAGATGGCCGAGATCGGCTCCGACGCCGAGATCTACGAGCACCCCACCCACCCGTACACGCAGGCCCTGCTGTCCGCGGTGCCGGTGCCGGACCCCGAGGTCCGCGAGGCCCGCGAGCGCATCATCCTCACCGGTGACGTCCCCTCGCCGGCCAACCCGCCGTCGGGCTGCCGCTTCCGCACCCGCTGCTGGAAGGCCGAGGACAAGTGCGCCACGGAGGAGCCGCTGCTGGCGATCCCGACGCGCTTCCAGGGCGTGAACACCCCGGCCGCCCACGAGTCGGCGTGCCACTTCGCGGAGGAGAAGGCCGTCCTGGCCGTCTGA
- a CDS encoding ABC transporter ATP-binding protein, with amino-acid sequence MTTISKTSNVPAPRSAPEGTPLLEVRDLHVEFHTRDGVAKAVNGVSYSVNAGETLAVLGESGSGKSVTAQAIMGILDMPPGKIPQGEILFQGQDLLKLPAEDFRKIRGQKIAMIFQDALSSLNPVHTVGAQLGEMFRVHRGMSKKDATAKAVELMDRVKIPAAKARVGDYPHQFSGGMRQRIMIAMAMALEPDLIIADEPTTALDVTVQAQVMDLLAELQREMNMGLILITHDLGVVADVADKIAVMYGGRIVENAPVHEIYKRPAHPYTRGLLDSIPRLDQKGQELYAIKGLPPNLLNIPSGCAFNPRCPKAQDVCRTDVPVLHQVTERDGSELPGRGSACHFWKEQIHG; translated from the coding sequence TTGACCACTATCAGCAAGACCTCGAACGTCCCCGCGCCCCGTTCGGCGCCGGAGGGGACCCCCCTGCTCGAAGTGCGCGACCTGCACGTCGAGTTCCACACCCGCGACGGCGTCGCCAAGGCCGTCAACGGTGTCTCGTACTCGGTGAACGCCGGCGAGACCCTCGCGGTCCTCGGCGAGTCCGGCTCGGGCAAGTCCGTGACGGCGCAGGCCATCATGGGCATCCTCGACATGCCCCCGGGCAAGATCCCGCAAGGCGAGATCCTGTTCCAGGGCCAGGACCTGCTCAAGCTCCCGGCCGAGGACTTCCGCAAGATCCGCGGCCAGAAGATCGCCATGATCTTCCAGGACGCGCTGTCCTCGCTGAACCCCGTGCACACGGTCGGCGCCCAGCTGGGCGAGATGTTCCGCGTGCACCGCGGGATGTCGAAGAAGGACGCCACGGCCAAGGCTGTCGAGCTCATGGACCGGGTGAAGATCCCCGCCGCCAAGGCGCGCGTGGGCGATTACCCGCACCAGTTCTCCGGCGGTATGCGCCAGCGCATCATGATCGCCATGGCGATGGCCCTGGAGCCCGACCTGATCATCGCCGACGAGCCGACCACGGCCCTCGACGTGACGGTCCAGGCCCAGGTCATGGACCTGCTCGCGGAGCTCCAGCGCGAGATGAACATGGGCCTGATCCTGATCACCCACGACCTCGGCGTCGTCGCCGACGTCGCGGACAAGATCGCCGTCATGTACGGCGGCCGGATCGTCGAGAACGCCCCGGTCCACGAGATCTACAAGCGTCCCGCGCACCCGTACACCCGCGGTCTGCTGGACTCGATCCCGCGCCTGGACCAGAAGGGCCAGGAGCTCTACGCGATCAAGGGCCTCCCGCCCAACCTGCTCAACATCCCCTCGGGCTGCGCCTTCAACCCGCGCTGCCCCAAGGCGCAGGACGTCTGCCGCACCGACGTGCCCGTCCTGCACCAGGTGACCGAGCGCGACGGCAGCGAGCTGCCCGGCCGCGGCAGCGCGTGCCACTTCTGGAAGGAGCAGATCCATGGCTGA